The segment GCAGCGCCGCGAGCTGGGGCTCCGTCAGGTGCGGGACGTGCACCGCGTACGCGTCCTCGCCGCTCCAGTGGCCTCCGCTGCCCGGCCGCCAGGTGCGTTCGGCGGTGATGACGGGCAGCTCCGGGGTCAGGCGCAGGGCCCAGCGCAGGACGGCCCGGCTGGCCGGGTCCAGCCACTGGGCGTTGTCCGCGACCAGGGTCACGGGCGGCGCGTCCCGCAGCGCGGCGGCGGTCAGCCGGCGCAGTCGCAGGGCCGGCCCGGTGCCGTCGGGGGCGGCCGCCGGGTCGGCGGCCTCGTCCAGGGCCGCCGCCAGGTCCCGCGCGGTGGGCGACGGCGGGAGCGCGAGGGCGAGTTCGAGCAGCCCGGTGTACGGGACGCCGGCGTCCTGCGGGCCCGGGGCCAGGCGCAGGACGGGCCGGCCCAGGCGTCGGGCCAGCAGGCCGGCCGCGGTGCTCTTGCCGATGCCGGGCGGCCCGAACAGCACCACCCGGCGGGTGCCGGGCAGATCGTCCGGCACCACCGGCAGCACGGCCACGGCCGGTTCCCGAAGCTCACTCACCCACGTCGCGGAGTCTGGCATCGGGCCATGGTGCGCCCCCGACGCCCCGCTGCGCCAGGACAAGGGATCGCCCTGATGTCGGCCGCCCCCGGCCTTCCCTAGCCTCATCGCCACAGCCGAGCTGTCCACGGCCGCCGGACGCCCCCCACCCCACGACGACGCCCGGCGTCCTCCTCCCCCTCAACCCCAGCTCGGCGGGAGGAACACGATGTCCCGCAAGAACGCCCTCGCCGCCGCCGTCGCCGCGGCGCTCGCCCTGGGCACCCTGACCGTGGTGGCCACCCAGTCCACCGCGGCCGCCGGCACCACCGCCCGGCCCGGCGCCGGTTTCCGGGCGGTGAGCGCCGACGCCCGCGCCGAGGCGCTGCGCACCGCCGACCGGGAGGCCGCCGCCGTCGCGAAGTCGCTCGGCTTCGGCCCCGACGAGCGCCTGGTGGCCAAGGACGTGCTCCTGGACACCGACGGCGCCCGGCACGTGCGCTACGACCGCACCTACCGCAACCTGCCCGTCATCGGCGGCGACCTGGTCGTCCACTACGACAGCAACGGCAAGGCCACCGGCTCCGACCAGGCCCACCAGGGCGCGATCAAGGTGGCGGGGGTGACGCCGAAGCTCAGCGCCTCCGACGCCTCGGCCGCGGCCGCCAAGCACGCCAAGCACGTCAGGAACGCCAAGTCCGACAGCGCGGACGGCAGCACCCTGGTGGTGTACGCGGTCGGCAAGATCCCCGTCCTGGCCTACCGCTCCACCGTCACCGGCGACGGCGAGAGCGGCCCCGCCTCCCGCGAAGCGGTGATCGTCGACGCGGCCAGCGGCGCGCCGCTCGACCAGTACGAACTGCACCAGGGCGTCACCGGCACCGGCAACGGCGTCACCGCCGGCCAGGTCACCATCGAGACCAGCCAGAGCGGCAGCGGCTACACGCTGACCGACGCGGCGCACGGCGGCACCATCGTCTACGACTCGTACAACAGCCCGCAGTCCAACCCGAAGCAGAACGCCCGGACGTTCTCCAAGTCGTCCAACTCCTGGGGCAACGGCTCGACTTCGAGCCGGGAGAGCGCCGCCGTGGACGCCTCCTACGGCCTGGCGAAGACCTGGGACTTCTACCAGAGCACCTTCAACCGCTCCGGCATCCGCAACGACGGCCGGGGCGCCCCGGCGTACGTCCACGTCGACAACCAGCTGCTGAACGCCTTCTACGACGACAACTGCTTCTGCATGTCGTTCGGCGACGGCTCCTCGCAGAACGGCAACACCCCGGTCACCGCGCTCGACGTCGCCGGCCACGAGATGAGCCACGGCGTCACCGCCGCCACCGCCAACCTCACCTACTCCGGCGAGAGCGGCGGCCTCAACGAGGCCACCAGCGACATCTTCGGCACCATGGTCGAGTTCTACGCCAACAACCCGTCGGACCCCGGCGACTACTACATCGGCGAGAAGCTCAACATGTCCGCCGGCTCGCTGCGCCGGATGGACAACCCCGCCTCCGACGGGAACAGCCTCGGCTGCTGGACCTCCGGCGCCGGCCAGGTCGACGTCCACTACTCCTCCGGCATCGGCAACCACTTCTTCTACCTGGCGGCGGAGGGCACCGGCGCGAAGACCATCGGCGGCCTCGCCCACAACGGCACCACCTGCAACAACGACACCTTCACCGGCATCGGCCGCGACAAGGCCGCCGCCGTCTGGTACCGCGCCCTGACCACCTACATGACCTCCACCACCACCTACGCCTCGGCCCGCACCGCGACCCTCCAGGCCGCCGCCGACCTGTACGGCGCCAACTCGCGGGAGCGGTACCTGATCTCCAAGGCGTGGGCCGCCGTCAGCGTCGGCACCGCCCTGCCCGACCCCGGCACGGGCAGCCCCAGCCCGACCCCCTCGACCTCCGCCTCCGCCAGCCCCTCGTCCTCGCCCTCGTCCTCGCCCTCCCCCTCGGCCTCCCCCTCGACCTCGTCGACCCCGACCGGCAACGCGCTGGCCAACGGCACCTTCGAACAGGGCGCCGCCGGCTGGACCCAGAGCGACAACGACATCACCAACTCCACCCTCCAGGCCGCCCACGGCGGCTCCTGGTACGCCTGGATGATGGGCTACGGCACCTCGGCGATCGAGTCGCTCTCCCAGTCGAACATCGCCGTCCCGGCCAACGGCAGCCCCAAGCTCACCTTCTGGCTCAAGGTCACCACCGCGGAGTCCGGCCCCACCGCCTACGACACCCTCAAGGTCAACGTCAACGGCACCACCCTGGCCACCTACTCCAACGCCAACGCATCCGCCGGATACGTCCAGAAGACCGTCGACCTGTCCGCCTACAAGGGCCGGAGCGTGAAGCTGGAGTTCGCCGGCACCGAGGACACCTACCTGGCCACCGTCTTCCTGCTCGACGACATCGCCGTCGGCTGACCCACCCCGTACTCCCGCCGCCGGGCCCGTTGTGGGACGGGTCCGGCGGCGGGAACCGCAAGGTCAGGAGGCGGTCGGCGGCGGGGTGTGCAGGCTCGGGAGGTTGACCACGATCGCCTCCTGGGTGCTGCGGGCGATCACCACGACGGCCTCGTGCTCGGGGTCGGGGTTCTCCTCGCGGTGCGGGACGTAGGGCGGCACGAAGACGTAGTCGCCGGGGCCGGTGCGCAGCCTGACCTCGACGGGTTCGCCGGACGAGTCGTCGAGGAAGACGAACTCGGGGTGGCCGCTGACCACGTGGATCGCGGTCTCCGACTCGCCGTGGTGGTGGTCGGAGGAGGCGGTGGCGGGGGCGACGTGGGTCTGGCCCATCCAGAGCTTCTCCGAGCCGACGGTGCGTCCGCTGATCGCCGCGAACCTGCGCATGCCGCCGCTCTGCGCGGTGTCGCCGTCGAGTTCGCCGGCCCGGACGTGGTGCAGCCGGGCGGCGGGGTCCTGGGCGGCGGCGTCCGGGGCGGGCAGGTGCGGGTGGAAGCCCTCGCCGGCGCAGGTGGGGGCGGTCCGGTCGGTCGCCGGGGCGGGGTGGTGCGGTGCGGCGGACACGGGCTCTCCCGGTGGTGGTGGCGGGTGCTGGCGCGGGGGCGCCGCGCGGACGGCGGCGGGGGTGCCGGGAACACGTCGGCGGGGTGCGCGGATCGTGGGGAACGCTAGGCGCGGCCCGAAAAGGATGTCAAGAGGTGTCTTTTCGTCCGGGGGTGGCGGCGGCCGCTCCGGCGGGGGCTTGATGATCGCCCGGCCCGGTGGATACTTCGGGGTATGCATATTTCCGCGAAGGCGGACTACGCCGCCCGCGCACTGGTCGAACTGGCCTGCGACACCGGGCGTCCGCTCACCTGCGAGGCGATCGCCTCCTCCCAGGAGATCCCGTTCCGGTTCCTGAAGTCGGTGGTCGGCGACCTGCGCCGGGCCGGACTGGTCCGCAGTCAGCGCGGCTGCGAGGGCGGCTACTGGCTGGGCCGCCCGGCCGCGGAGATCACGCTGCTCGACGTGGTGCGCGCCGTGGACGGCGAGCTGATCACGCTCCGCGGCGAGCCGCTGACCGGGCTCGCCTACCCCGGGCCGGCCGACGCGCTGCCGGGGATCTGGCGCGAGGTCGAGGAGCGCGCCGGGGAGGTGCTGGCGGGCACCACCGTGGCCGCGCTGGTGCGCCGCTCCCGGCGCCCGGCGCCCCGGCCGCTCCCGGAGGCGGTGTGACCGGCCCGGACACGCCCCCGGCGACCGGCCTCCCGCCGGACGCGCTCCCGCCGGACGCGCTCCCGCCAGGCACTCGCCCGCCGCTGGAGGTCGTCGAGTTCACCGACCCGTTCTGCCCGTGGGCCTGGGGCTCGGAGCCCGCGCTGCGCGGGCTGCGCCGGGCGTTGGCCGGGGCGGCGGCGCACCGGCGGGTGTTCGGGATCCTCTTCGACGACGACGAGGAGCCGGCGCCGGACCCGGACGCGGAGGCCGCCTGGTACGGGGAGTTCGTGGCCCGGGTGTCGGGGCACACGGGGGCGCCGCGGGCGGCCCGGCTGCGCTGGGTGGCGGCGAGCAGCTGGCCCGCCTCGCTGGCGGCCGCGGCCGCAGAGCGGCAGGGGCCCGAGGTGGCCGAGCGGGTGCTGCGGCGGCTGCGCGAGTCGGCGTTCGTCCGGGGCGAGCCCGCCGACACGCCGGAGCGGATCGCGGCGGCGCTGCGCGGGGTGCCCGGCCTGGACGGGGCGGCGCTGGCGGCCGCCGCGGCCTCGGCGCCGGTGCGCGCGCGGGTGGCGCGGGACCGGGCGGAGACCCGGGCGCCGCGCCCGGAGGTGGTGGGGCTGCGCGGGCCGGGCCCGCACCCGGGCGGGGCGAAGGAGATCGCGGCCGGGCACCGCTACGCCCTGCCCACGCTGCTGTTCCGCGGCCCGGCGGGGTGCCGGGTGGTGCCGGGCTGGCGGTCACCGGCGGAGTACCTGGGCGCGGCGCGGGCGGTGTGCCCGGGGCTGGCCGTGGCGGCGGACGGCGGGCCCGGGCCGGCCGAACTGCTGTGCCGTTACGGGAGCCTGACCGCTCCGGAGGCGCCGGACGGTCCGCCGCCCGGCGCGGTGACGGTCGGGACGGCGGGCGGCCCGCTGTACCTGTCGCCGCGGGAGGCCGCCGTCTCACCGCTGCTCTCCGCATCCTGAGACGTTCCGGACGCGCCCGATCCGGTCCGTCCGGCTTGACGGTCCGTCACTTTCCTTCCGCTGCGCACGGATTGGCCGCGAAGCGGTGGCGCGGCCGCCCCTCGATCAAACAGACACCTTTTGGTGTCCATTGACACCGGGCCCGGCCGCCCGACAGGATGGCGGCATGCTTTCGACGCACCCCAACGTGGTGTGCCGGTACGTGGACTTCCGGCGCACCAGCAGCGACCTCTGTCGCTGAGCGCCCCCATTCCCGCCGGCGGACCCGACCGCCCGCGGCCCCCGGAACGCGGCCTCCCCGCGCCGCACGGCAGGCTCCGGCCGCCGTCCCCGGACCTCTCTCCCCCGGTGAACCGCCCCGCCCGCGACCGGGCGGCGGCCGCCGGCCCCACTCCCCCGCCGGTCCCCTCCGCGCCGGTGCCCCGCCGCGCCGTCGTGCCCGTTTCCCGCCGTCCGCGGCCCGTCCGCGTCGACGCCCGTGCCCGGGCACCCGCCGCGCCGTGAAAGGTGACGCCCCGTCATGACCAGTTCCGTCCTGCCCTCCACCGCCTCCGCCCTCGCCAGACGCTCGTTCCTCGGCCTCGGCCTGGGGGCGGGCGCCGCGCTCGCCCTCGCCGCGTGCGGCGGCGCCACCGTCGCGCAGACCGGCTCGTCCGGCAGCTCCGGCACCCTCAAGTGGGGCTGGGCGCTGCCCACTTCGTGGGACCCGGTGTTCTCCTCGGCCGGCTGGGACGTGCACGCGCTGTCCCTGGTGTACGCCGGTCTGACCAAGCTCGACGAGAGCGGCAAGGCCGTCCCGGCGCTGGCCACCGGCTGGACGTACGACGCCGACGGCACCCGGCTGACGTTCACCCTGCGCCCCGGCCTGGTCTTCGAGGACGGCACCCCGCTGGACGCCGCCGCGGTGAAGAAGAGCCTGGACCGCGGCCGCACCGAGCCGAAGTCGCTGGTCGCCCCGCAGCTGACCCAGGTCAAGCAGGTGCTGGCCCCGGACGCCACCACCGTGGTGATCGAACTCGCCTCCCCCGACTACCAGTTGCCCAACCTGCTGGCCGGCAAGACCGGCCTGGTGGTGAACCCGAAGGCGTTCGAGTCGGACGCCGCCGCGCTGGCCGCCAAGCCGGCCGGCTCGGGCCCGTTCAGCCTGGTCTCCTACGTCCAGAACAGCAAGGCGGTGCTGCGCCGCAACCCGCGCTACTGGGATGCCGGGGCGATCAGGCTGGAGAACTTCGAGCTCTACCCGCTGCCGGACGCCGCCACCGTGGTCAGCGGCCTGCAGTCCGGGCAGTTCGACGTCGCGCAGATCCCCGGCAGCCAGGTGGAGGCGGCCAAGGCGGCCGGGCTGGAGGTGCAGGAGATCCCGTCGCTGGTGGTGGCGGTGCTGGACGTCAACACCACCAAGGCGCCGTTCGACAACCCGGACGTGGTGGAGGCGCTGAAGTACGCGATCGACCGCGAAGCCCTGGTGAAGACCCAGCTGTTCGGCCACGGCGAGGTCAACTACCAGCCGTTCCCGAAGGGTTACGTCGGCCACGACCCGGCCTCGGAGGACCTGTTCCGGCACGACCCGGACAAGGCCCGGGCGCTGCTGGCGAAGGCCGGACACCCGGACGGCGTCGACCTGACGCTGACCACCACCACCGCGCAGGGCCTGCCCGAGCAGTTGCAGGCGCAGCTGAAGGAGGTCGGCATCCGGGTGAACATCGAGGTGATCCCGGCGGCGCAGGCCACCCAGATCGTCTACGTGCAGCACTCCAAGACGCTGTTCACCGACCAGTTCGCGGGCCGCGACTCGGCCGCCCAGGCGTTCCAGGTGCTGTTCGGCGAGCAGGGCCTGATGAACCCCGGCCGCACCACCCCGCCGGAGCTGAAGGCCGCCGTCCAGCAGGTCTCGCGCACCCCGCTGGACTCGCCGGACTACCCGAAGGCGCTGCGGGCGGCGACCGCGCTGGCGGTGCGGACCATGCCGAACGTGTTCCTGTACAGCGTGCCGCGGCTGCTGGCCCGCCGGAAGTCGGTCTCGCCGATCCCCGCGTTCACCGTCGTGCAGCGCTTCGAGGGGGTGAGCGTCGCGTGAGCGCGGCAGCCCCGGCCGGGCGGGAGGGGACCGCCGGATCGCGGACCGCCGGGTCGCGGACCGCCGGGTGGGTGCTGCGGCGGGCCGCCCGGGCGCCCCGCTCGCTGGGCCGGGTGCTGGCCTCGGCCGCCACCGTGTTCCTGCTCTCCTCGCTGCTCACCTTCGGGCTCGGCGCGGTCTCCGACGCCAACCCGGCGGCCGCGGTGCTCGGCGAGACCGCGACCCCCGCCGACATCGCCCGCCTCGACCACGAGTTCGGCCTCGACCGGCCGCTGTGGACGCAGTTCGGCAGTTGGCTGGGGCACGCCGTCCAGGGCGACCTGGGCCGGTCCTGGTTCACCACCCTGCCGGTCGGCGACTCGATCGCGGCCGCCCTGCCGGTCGACCTGTCGATCGCCGGCCTGGCGCTGCTGCTGGCCGTCCTGCTCGGCGCCGCCGGGGGCGTCGCCGCCGCGCTGCGCCCCGGCAGCCGGCTGGACCGGTCGGTCACCGCGCTGTGCACCCTGCTCGGCACGCTGCCCGCGTTCGTGGTGGCGATCGGCCTGATCACCCTGGTCTCCGTGCAACTGCGGCTGCTGCCCTCGGGCGGCTACGTGCCGCTCGACCAGGACCCGGCCCAGTGGCTGCGGTTCGCCCTGTTGCCCGCGCTGGCGCTGAGCCTGGACGCGGCGGCGGGCATCGCCCGGCAGCTGCGCACCTCGCTGGTCGGCGCGCTGCGCGAGAACTGG is part of the Kitasatospora setae KM-6054 genome and harbors:
- a CDS encoding M4 family metallopeptidase — its product is MSRKNALAAAVAAALALGTLTVVATQSTAAAGTTARPGAGFRAVSADARAEALRTADREAAAVAKSLGFGPDERLVAKDVLLDTDGARHVRYDRTYRNLPVIGGDLVVHYDSNGKATGSDQAHQGAIKVAGVTPKLSASDASAAAAKHAKHVRNAKSDSADGSTLVVYAVGKIPVLAYRSTVTGDGESGPASREAVIVDAASGAPLDQYELHQGVTGTGNGVTAGQVTIETSQSGSGYTLTDAAHGGTIVYDSYNSPQSNPKQNARTFSKSSNSWGNGSTSSRESAAVDASYGLAKTWDFYQSTFNRSGIRNDGRGAPAYVHVDNQLLNAFYDDNCFCMSFGDGSSQNGNTPVTALDVAGHEMSHGVTAATANLTYSGESGGLNEATSDIFGTMVEFYANNPSDPGDYYIGEKLNMSAGSLRRMDNPASDGNSLGCWTSGAGQVDVHYSSGIGNHFFYLAAEGTGAKTIGGLAHNGTTCNNDTFTGIGRDKAAAVWYRALTTYMTSTTTYASARTATLQAAADLYGANSRERYLISKAWAAVSVGTALPDPGTGSPSPTPSTSASASPSSSPSSSPSPSASPSTSSTPTGNALANGTFEQGAAGWTQSDNDITNSTLQAAHGGSWYAWMMGYGTSAIESLSQSNIAVPANGSPKLTFWLKVTTAESGPTAYDTLKVNVNGTTLATYSNANASAGYVQKTVDLSAYKGRSVKLEFAGTEDTYLATVFLLDDIAVG
- a CDS encoding cupin domain-containing protein yields the protein MSAAPHHPAPATDRTAPTCAGEGFHPHLPAPDAAAQDPAARLHHVRAGELDGDTAQSGGMRRFAAISGRTVGSEKLWMGQTHVAPATASSDHHHGESETAIHVVSGHPEFVFLDDSSGEPVEVRLRTGPGDYVFVPPYVPHREENPDPEHEAVVVIARSTQEAIVVNLPSLHTPPPTAS
- a CDS encoding RrF2 family transcriptional regulator, translated to MHISAKADYAARALVELACDTGRPLTCEAIASSQEIPFRFLKSVVGDLRRAGLVRSQRGCEGGYWLGRPAAEITLLDVVRAVDGELITLRGEPLTGLAYPGPADALPGIWREVEERAGEVLAGTTVAALVRRSRRPAPRPLPEAV
- a CDS encoding DsbA family protein translates to MTGPDTPPATGLPPDALPPDALPPGTRPPLEVVEFTDPFCPWAWGSEPALRGLRRALAGAAAHRRVFGILFDDDEEPAPDPDAEAAWYGEFVARVSGHTGAPRAARLRWVAASSWPASLAAAAAERQGPEVAERVLRRLRESAFVRGEPADTPERIAAALRGVPGLDGAALAAAAASAPVRARVARDRAETRAPRPEVVGLRGPGPHPGGAKEIAAGHRYALPTLLFRGPAGCRVVPGWRSPAEYLGAARAVCPGLAVAADGGPGPAELLCRYGSLTAPEAPDGPPPGAVTVGTAGGPLYLSPREAAVSPLLSAS
- a CDS encoding ABC transporter substrate-binding protein codes for the protein MTSSVLPSTASALARRSFLGLGLGAGAALALAACGGATVAQTGSSGSSGTLKWGWALPTSWDPVFSSAGWDVHALSLVYAGLTKLDESGKAVPALATGWTYDADGTRLTFTLRPGLVFEDGTPLDAAAVKKSLDRGRTEPKSLVAPQLTQVKQVLAPDATTVVIELASPDYQLPNLLAGKTGLVVNPKAFESDAAALAAKPAGSGPFSLVSYVQNSKAVLRRNPRYWDAGAIRLENFELYPLPDAATVVSGLQSGQFDVAQIPGSQVEAAKAAGLEVQEIPSLVVAVLDVNTTKAPFDNPDVVEALKYAIDREALVKTQLFGHGEVNYQPFPKGYVGHDPASEDLFRHDPDKARALLAKAGHPDGVDLTLTTTTAQGLPEQLQAQLKEVGIRVNIEVIPAAQATQIVYVQHSKTLFTDQFAGRDSAAQAFQVLFGEQGLMNPGRTTPPELKAAVQQVSRTPLDSPDYPKALRAATALAVRTMPNVFLYSVPRLLARRKSVSPIPAFTVVQRFEGVSVA
- a CDS encoding ABC transporter permease — its product is MSAAAPAGREGTAGSRTAGSRTAGWVLRRAARAPRSLGRVLASAATVFLLSSLLTFGLGAVSDANPAAAVLGETATPADIARLDHEFGLDRPLWTQFGSWLGHAVQGDLGRSWFTTLPVGDSIAAALPVDLSIAGLALLLAVLLGAAGGVAAALRPGSRLDRSVTALCTLLGTLPAFVVAIGLITLVSVQLRLLPSGGYVPLDQDPAQWLRFALLPALALSLDAAAGIARQLRTSLVGALRENWATGAAMRGLSHRRVLFGHVLRNAAGPAVTVLGMSVPMLIGGAVVTERIFNLPGIAQLSLRAAEQHDVPVIQGTLLVTVAVVLAANLAVDAGLLALNPAARRTGRRDARRTTRRPAPAGAR